A segment of the Micromonospora sediminicola genome:
GGGCAGCGCCCAGCCGAGCGCCGCCACCATCGGCACGCCGACCAGCAGCGCCCACCACGGCGTGCCGCGCCACGCGCCCCGGGCCGGCGGTGCGCCCAGCGGCGCCCGGCGGTCGGCGCGGGTGGGCCGGCGCTGCCACCACATCCGGTAGCCCCAGACGATGACGCAGAGCAGGCCGAGCGCGAGCGCGGCGAGCAGGACCTGGTTGACCGGACCGAGGAGACGGCCCATGTGGGCCTGGATACCGAGCTTGCTGAGCTTCGCCAGCAGCGGCCAGTCGGTGAAGTCGCTGCGCGCGGTCACCGTGCCGCCGGCCGGGTCGACGGCCACCCGGTCGTACGCGACCGGCCAGGTGTCGTCGGTCTGCGCGACCGTCCAGGCGGCACCGTCCTGCGCCGCCGGTGCGATCTCGACCGGGCCGGACAGGCCGGCGGCGCGGGCGGCGCCCAGCACCCGGTCGTACGTGGCCGGGTCGGCCGCCGGCGCGGTGGCCGTTGCGCCGTGCTTGTGCTCCCCACCGCCGGTGGCGGGCGGCGCGCCGTCGAGCGCGGTCGAGATCTCCGGGGTGCCGGCGCGCAACGCGTCCAGCCCGGCGCCGAAGTTCGCCCCGGCATAGCGGGACCAGGTCAGACCGGTGGCGGCGAGGAAGAGCAGACCCACGGTGAGCCAGACGCCGGTGGTGGCGTGCCAGCCCCGGGTGCGGCGTACTCCCCGGCCGGCGGACAGGTCGGGCACGAGCAGGTGCCGGGCGCGGGCCCGGCCGGCGGCGCGCCGGCGCCACCACAGCACCACACCGCCCAGCGCCAGCACCCACAGCCAGCTCGCCGCGATCTCGGAGTAGTGCCGCCCGACGTCGCCCAGGTGCAGGTTGCGGTGCAGGTCGTCCAGCCAGGTGGTGGCCGGTGTCGACCCGAACCAGGTGGTGAGCTGCCCGGCCACCTCGGCGGTGTACGGGTCGACGTAGACGGTGTGCTGCCGGTCGCCGAGATCCTCCTGCGCGAACACCACCTGCGTGGTCCGCTCGCCGGCGCCGGGCTGCACCGAGGTCAGCGTGCCGTCCGGGTGCGCGGCGCGGGCGGCGGCGATCTGGTCGGCGAGCGGTCGCGGCTGCCCGCCGACCGCGGTGACGGTGAGCTTGTCGCCGTAGAGCGCGGCGTCGAGCTGCGGCGTGATCGTGTACGCGAGCCCGGTGAGCGCGGCGACCAGCAGGAACGGCGCGACCAGGACGCCGGCGTAGAAGTGCAGGCGGGTCAGCAGGGCCGTCAGCGGCGCGGGCCGGCGGGGCGGTCGGGCGGCGTCCGGCGGTGTGGCGGGGGAGTCCGGCGCGCGGTCGCCGTGCAGTTCGGTCACAGACATCAGGGCAACTCCGATCGGGAAACAGGAATTGGGGAACGGGCCGGCCCGTGCCCGTCGAGCCGTGCCGGTGTGCGCGGTTGCCGTCTCCGGGTGAATGGTCGGACCGGACCGCGCGGAAGTTCCCGCCGATGCTCCGATCAGTTGCGGTCGGCGCGGCGCGCGGTGGCGGCCAGGAACGCGTTGTAGCGGGCCAGCTCGTCGTCCTCGCCGGTGACCTCGGCCCGGTCCGCGGCCCGGTCGAGGCGGCGCTGTTCGCGCTCGTCGGCTCGGATCCACTGTCGGACCAGCAGGACCATGACCACGGCGGCCGGGATCTCGCCGAACGCCCAGGCGATGCCGGCGCCCAGT
Coding sequences within it:
- a CDS encoding PepSY-associated TM helix domain-containing protein; protein product: MSVTELHGDRAPDSPATPPDAARPPRRPAPLTALLTRLHFYAGVLVAPFLLVAALTGLAYTITPQLDAALYGDKLTVTAVGGQPRPLADQIAAARAAHPDGTLTSVQPGAGERTTQVVFAQEDLGDRQHTVYVDPYTAEVAGQLTTWFGSTPATTWLDDLHRNLHLGDVGRHYSEIAASWLWVLALGGVVLWWRRRAAGRARARHLLVPDLSAGRGVRRTRGWHATTGVWLTVGLLFLAATGLTWSRYAGANFGAGLDALRAGTPEISTALDGAPPATGGGEHKHGATATAPAADPATYDRVLGAARAAGLSGPVEIAPAAQDGAAWTVAQTDDTWPVAYDRVAVDPAGGTVTARSDFTDWPLLAKLSKLGIQAHMGRLLGPVNQVLLAALALGLLCVIVWGYRMWWQRRPTRADRRAPLGAPPARGAWRGTPWWALLVGVPMVAALGWALPWFGGTLLGFLVVDALAGLLARRRRSVPVSPAPAGS